The DNA segment CAGCCGCTCCGCCCAGTCCTCGGCGGCGGCGTCCCCGGCGAGGGTCCCCCACAGCGGGCGCAGCGTCTCGTCGTCACCGCCCAGCAACGGCACGCAGCGATCCAAACAAGCCAGTCCGCTCGCGGCCAGTGTTCGCTCGTCGGCCTGCGCGATCAGTTCCACCAGGCTCATCCACGTCCCCCTCAGCAGGTCTTCGCGAGCCTCCGAAAAGGCTCTTCGCGGACCTCACGGGTACGGAGGCCGCACTTTGCCCTTACTGCGTGCGACGGGCCGGGAGTGTCACAGGGGCACCACTCCAAGCCGGTCGAGCAACCGGAAGAACAAGGTTTCGGCCACGGGGTCGGGGTCCGCGGTCAACACCTCGACCAGTTCCTCCACGGCCACGGCGTGTCCGGCCTCTGCGGCCCATTCGACGGCCCGGCCGGCGGCGTCACGGGGTTCCAGGAAGTAGTCCTCCAGTGTGAGCCCGTCCTGCGCCGTGCCCGCCGCGCCCTCGCCGCAGGTGCCGTCCGCCGCCGGGGCGCCGAGGTAGCCGGCCATCGCGGACCGCGCCAGGCAGGTCGCCCAGGCGCCGCTCTCCGGTGCGGCCGCCTCCACCACCACGCAGGCGCTGTCCATCACGTAGCCGAACAGCGCGGGTGCGCCGGTCTCCCCGGCGAGGTCGTTCATGTTCCCGACGGCGCCGTCGCCGCTCGGGTACTCCCAGACCTGCCATCCGCCCGGCGCCGACGTACGCAGGGTCATGTCCCGGGCTCCGGCCAGCGCGTCCCGCTCGGCGAGCGGCCGCTCGTCACGGCCTACGACGAAATACCCCCAGTAGCCCATGTGCCGGCATTCCCCCCGGTGTATCGGTTTCGACTCGTCAGAAGACCACCACAGTCGCAAGGGGGTCCGCAGGAATACGCCGCGATCCGCCCGAATCCATCTGTACCGGCTGAGGGCCGTTGAAACCGCCGCGCCGGGTCCGGCTCAGTCCACCTCGTCCGCCAGGCTCCGGAACTCCGCCCAGGACAAAGCCGGTTCGGCCGGGTCCCAGAGCTTCTGCGTGGTCGCCCGCAGAGGCATCCTGATCCCGGCCGCGACCTGGTCCTGTGTCTGGGAACGGGACAGGTCGCACCAGACGGCGAAGGATCCGCCGAGGATCTGACCGTCGTACCGGGCAGGGACGGCGGTGGTTCCGCGCAGCACGAGCGGCGTCCACTGCTCGTAGATCCGCTCCCCCGTCGGGTAGACGAAGTCGTTCGGCTCGCCGAGCACGTAGTAGAGGAACTCGTCGTTGTAGTTGACGACCTCGCGGCCCTCACCGAGGTAGTCCGCCGGCTGCCGGGCCCCGATCTCCTTGCCGGTCCAGTAGGCGACCTGGATGTCCTTCGCGGCCTGCACCGAACCGCCTTCGAAGAAGCCGTCGTTCCAGGCGCGGAAGGTGCGGTCGTGGGCGCGGACGGTGTCGGCGCGGTCGTTGAGCCAGCTCGTGGCCAGGTCCTCGACGGTCGCGCCGGGACCGTGCTCCTTGCGCGCGGCGGCGGCCAGCCCCGGGAACGCCGCCTCGGGGTCGGAGACCACCAGCGCCTGGTACTCGTCGGCGCCGAGGTGCCACTGCGAACCGGGGAACAGCCCGGCGTACTCGTTCAGCAGGTCGTCGACGATCTCGGCGGACCCTGGATCGGAGATGTCGATCGCGCCGCGCACGGGCCCGCCGCCCGCGTCGCGCAGCTGGAGGCCGGGGTGGGCGGCGATGACCGCGCCGAGGTGCCCGGGCGAGTCGATCTCGGGCACGACGGTGATGTGCCGGCTCGCGGCGAGGTCGACGATCCGCTCGACCTGCGCCTTGGTCAGATGCCGGTCGGAGACGATCTCCGGGTGCGAGTCGGACTCGATGCGGAAGCCCTGGTCGTCGGAGAAGTGCAGACCCAGCTCGTTGTACTTCAGGTCGCCGAGCTCGCGGACCCGGTCCTCGATCCAGTCGGCGGTGAAGTGCTTGCGGGCGATGTCCAGCATCATCCCGCGCCGCTGCTTGGCCGGCTCGTCGCGCACCACGCCCTCGGGGGCGGTCTCGGCGCCGCGGATCTGCTGCTTGAGGGTGCGGGTCCCGTAGAAGACGCCCGCCTCGGCGGGAGCACTGATGGTCACCCGACCGCCCCGCACGGTCATCGTGTACGACTCGGGGTTCGCGCCCCCGCCCTTGTTCAGCTCCAGGCGCAGGTCCCCGGCGCGCTCGTCGTCCTGCTCCCCCGCGTACGCGAGGCCCAGCTCCCCGGCTATGAGGCGGCCCTCGTCCGCCAGCGCCGGATCTCCGACGACCACCCGGTGGCCGCGCCCGGGCCGCCAGCCGGGGCCGCGCTCGGCGCTGTGGTCACGGACGGCGGGAATGGTCCGGGGCGTCTTCGACAGGGGGTGGGAACGGGTGGGACTCGGCTCGGACGTCCCGGAGGGCGGTGAACCCGCCGCGTCCGCGGAGCGGGAGGCGGCGGAACCGGCCGGTCCCGTGTCGTCGTCCGACGTCGCCCACAGGCCGACGCCCACCCCGGACGCCGCGACCAGCGTGCCCGCGGCGAGGGCCACGACCAGCGTCCGCCGCTGCCGCGTTTGCCGAGCGGAGGGCCGACGCCTGTGCTGCCTGTGCTGACTCACACGACCAACCTACGGCTCATCCGGGTGACGGACGCCGGGGAACCGTTTTGAAACTCTCCCGTCCGAGTGAATTTCGACTATCGATCGGACACGTCGTGGACTCACTCGATAACGTGATGGCACAACTCTCACACCATCCGCCACCCCACCTCCACGGTTCCCGCCCCCTTCTCTCACCGACCCACACGTGACACCCCAAGGACTCACGCTGCCCGCGCACCGTCTCCCGCACCTCCCCGGCCGTGTCGCCCTTCCCGGACAGTCGCACGGCGCCCCCGAAGCGCCCGACACGCCCGGCGTCCTGTCCGGGCTGGAGCACTTCAACGCCATGCCGTCCGAGGACGCCGAGCGCACCCTGCTGGCCTGTCTGCACAGCCCTCGCTGGGCGGTGCGCGTCGCGGCCCACCGCCCGTACCCCGACCTGGAAGCCCTCCTGGCGGCTGCGGACGAGGCGGCCTACGACCTGCCCCGCGCGGACCGCGCCGAGGCGCTGGCGGCGGAATCCCTCCCCGGCCTCCCGGCGGACGCCTACTCCGCCGCCCACACGGCCCTGAACGCGGCCAGCGCAGCCTACGGGAGCCGGTTCGGACATCCGTTCGCCATCTGCCTCGACGGTCTGAAGCCGGACGAGGTCCTGGACCACGTACTCGAAGGCATCCGGTCACGATTGGCCAACGATCCGGAGGAGGAACGCCTGGTCGCCGCAGAGGAACTCCGGCGCCTGGCCCGGGGCCGTCTGGCCGGCCTCCTCGCGAACACGGACCACTGACGGGTCGCCGACAGGCCGCAACGACCGCCCGGAGACGGCACCAAGCCGCACCAAACAGGCCAAAAGCCCCACGGCGGCTCCTCGGAGGCCCTTCCGCGGCCCGCTCCCTAGACGAGTAAGTCGTATGTCTTCAGTGGTCGTAGGCGATCAACGATCGAGTGATCGGTGCGCCGGTCAGGTTGTTCAGCCAGATCGCGGCGGCCATGGCCAGAATGCGCTGGGCGACGCGGACCGCGACGCCCGCGCAGCTGCGCCCTCCGTGGCCCTCCAGGTCGAGCTGGCCTTTGAGGGTGTCGTTGACCGACTCGATCAGCTGGCGGACCTTCTTCAGCATCGGCTCGCCGTACCGGGCCTTCTCGCGCTTGCGGGAGGGCCGCAGCAAGGTGATGCCGTGGTCGGCCAGCAACTGCTCGAAAGCTCGGCCGGCGAAGCCCTTGTCGGAGATGAGCAGGATGCCGTCGTGCTCGGCGACGACGCCTGCTTCGACCTCCAGCATCGCGGCCAGCACCTCGCGTTCGCCGATCTTGGGGTCCGCCAGGGCCCACAGGATCGGCATCCCGGCCGGGGTGCACACGAGGTACAGCCGCAGCCCCCAGAAGAACCGCGAGTGGCTGGCGCAGTAGCCGTATCCGGCCCATCCGGCCAGGTCGGAGCGTTTCACGGTGGGCCGCGACATGCCGCACGGCACCGGGGTGGAGTCCACGATCCAGCAGTCGTCCAGCCAGAAGTCGGACGCCTTCGCGAGCATCCGGACGACCCGCTTGACCAGGCCGAGCGCCGCGCGCAGGCGTTTGTTGTAGCCGGACTGCTGGGGCAGGTACGGAAACATCCCGGCCAGGTGCTTGCGGGCGTAGCGCAGCCAGTGGGCTTCGGAGGTGAATCCGAGCATCGCCTGGGCGACCGCGGCGCACACCAGCTCGGAGTCGGTCAGCAACGGCGGCCTGCCCAGCCAACGCGGCCCTCCCAACTCGTCGTCGATCTTCACGTACAGTGCGGTGATGAGGGTCTCGAGGTCGTTCGTCACACATCGACCAACGGGACCCTCACCCTTTGCGCTCAACGAGACTTCGGACTTACTCGTCTAGCCCGTAAGCGTGCCAGTCCGATCACAGCGGCAGGGCCCCTGTCCGCCTCGCGGCCACACCTGGCTACGATGCTGGGGGCCGGTGGACCGTACCCGGCCGGGCCCGACCGACACGAGAAAGCCGGCGCGGCCCCAATCCCCGCTACCGGAGGAAACTTCCGTGCCGGCTGGAACGCTGTACCGCGGCCGGGAAGGAATGTGGTCCTGGGTGGCTCATCGAGTCACCGGCGTCCTCATCTTCTTCTTCCTGTTCGTTCACGTGCTGGACACCGCCCTCGTGCGAGTGTCCCCTGAGGCCTACGACACCGTCGTGGCCACGTACAAGACGCCGATCGTCGCGCTGCTGGAGTACGGCCTCGTCGCCGCCATCCTCTTCCATGCGCTCAACGGCCTGCGTGTCATCGCCGTCGACTTCTGGCTCCAGGGCGCCCGGTACCAGAAGCAGATGCTCTGGACCGTCGTCGCCCTGTGGGTCGTGCTGATGCTCGGGGCGGTCTACCCCGTGCTCGGCCACGCCGCTCGTGAACTGTTCGGGAGCTGACGCCCATGTCCACGACTGAATCCACCGCTTCGGGCATCGGCCCCGTCGAGGGTGCGTCGCTCTACTCGGTCGACAACCCGGCGCCGGTCATCGAGCCCCCGCGCAAGCGGACCAGGAAGACCCCGAGGACCACCCGGGGCAACTTCGAGATGGCCGCCTGGCTGTTCATGCGCCTGTCCGGTGTCGTCCTGGTCGTCCTGGTCATCGGGCACCTGCTGATCCAGCTCGTCCTGGACGGCGGCGTCTCCAAGATCGGCTTCGCCTTCGTGGCGGGCCGCTGGGCCTCGCCGTTCTGGCAGGTCTGGGACCTGCTGATGCTGTGGCTCGCCATGCTGCACGGCACGAACGGCCTGCGCACGGTCATCAACGACTACGCGGAACGCGCGAACACCCGGCTGTGGCTCAAGGGCCTGCTCTACACGGCCACGGTGTTCACCATCCTGCTGGGCACGCTGGTGATCTTCACCTTCGACCCGAACATCCGCTAGGCACGGGGCTGCGAGAATCATGAAGATCCACAAGTACGACACCGTCATCGTCGGCGCCGGTGGCGCGGGCATGCGCGCGGCCATCGAGTCGACGAAGCGCAGCCGCACCGCCGTCCTGACCAAGCTCTACCCCACCCGCTCCCACACGGGCGCCGCGCAGGGCGGCATGGCCGCCGCGCTGGCCAACGTGGAGGAGGACAACTGGGAGTGGCACACCTTCGACACGGTCAAGGGTGGTGACTACCTGGTCGACCAGGACGCCGCCGAGATCCTGGCGAGGGAGGCCATCGACTCCGTCCTCGACCTGGAGAAGATGGGCCTGCCGTTCAACCGCACCCCGGACGGCACCATCGACCAGCGCCGCTTCGGCGGTCACAGCCGCAACCACGGCGAGGCCCCGGTCCGTCGCTCCTGCTACGCGGCCGACCGTACCGGTCACATGATCCTCCAGACGCTGTACCAGAACTGCGTGAAGGAGGGCGTGGAGTTCTTCAACGAGTTCTACGTCCTGGACCAGCTGATCACCGAGGTCGACGGCGTCAGGAAGTCGGCCGGTGTGGTGGCGTACGAGCTGGCCACCGGTGAGATCCACGTCTTCCAGGCGAAGTCCGTGATCTACGCCTCCGGCGGCAACGGCAAGTTCTTCAAGGTGACGTCCAACGCGCACACCCTGACCGGTGACGGCCAGGCGGCCGTGTACCGGCGCGGGCTGCCGCTGGAGGACATGGAGTTCTTCCAGTTCCACCCGACCGGCATCTGGCGCATGGGCATCCTGCTGACGGAGGGCGCCCGCGGTGAGGGCGGCATCCTGCGCAACAAGGACGGTGAGCGCTTCATGGAGAAGTACGCGCCGGTCATGAAGGACCTCGCCTCCCGCGACGTGGTGTCCCGGTCCATCTACACGGAGATCCGCGAGGGCCGTGGCTGCGGTCCCGAGGGCGACCACGTCTACCTGGACCTCACCCACCTCCCGCCGGAGCAGCTGGACGCCAAGCTGCCCGACATCACGGAGTTCGCGCGGACCTACCTGGGCATCGAGCCGTACACGGACCCGATCCCGATCCAGCCCACCGCGCACTACGCCATGGGCGGCATCCCGACGAACGTCCGGGGCGAGGTGCTGGCGGACAACACCACCGTCGTCCCCGGCCTGTACGCGGCCGGCGAGGTCGCCTGCGTGTCGGTGCACGGCGCCAACCGGCTGGGCACCAACTCGCTGCTGGACATCAACGTGTTCGGCAAGCGGGCCGGCATCGCGGCCGCCGACTACGCGCAGACCGCCGACTTCGTCGAGCTGCCCGAGGCCCCGGAGTCCTTCGTCGTCGCGCAGATCGAGCGGCTGCGGTCCTCCACCGGCACCGAGCGGGTCTCCGAGATCCGCCGTGAGCTGCAGGAGACCATGGACGCCAACGTCATGGTGTTCCGCACGGAGCAGACGATCAAGACGGCCGTCGAGAAGATCGCCGAGCTGCGCGAGCGCTACCTGCGCGTCTCCGTCCAGGACAAGGGCAAGCGGTTCAACACGGACCTGCTGGAGGCGATCGAGCTGGGCAACCTGCTCGACCTGGCCGAGGTCATGGCCGTCTCCGCGCTCGCCCGCAAGGAGTCCCGCGGCGGCCACTACCGCGAGGACTACCCGAACCGGGACGACGTCAACTTCATGCGCCACACCATGGCGTACCGCGAGGTGGGCGACGCCGGCTCCGAGTCGGTCCGGCTCGACTACAAGCCGGTCGTCCAGACCCGCTACCAGCCGATGGAGCGTAAGTACTGATGGCTACCCCTGTTGTGGACAAGGCGGAAGCGGCCGGATCCCCCGAGCCCGGCTTCGGCGACTCCCCGTACATCACCGCCACCTTCCGGATCCGCCGGTTCAACCCGGAGGTCTCCGCCGAGGCGACCTGGGAAGACTTCCAGCTGGAGATCGACCCCAAGGAGCGTGTCCTCGACGCGCTGCACAAGATCAAGTGGGATCAGGACGGCACGCTGACCTTCCGCCGTTCCTGCGCCCACGGCATCTGCGGCTCCGACGCCATGCGGATCAACGGCAAGAACCGCCTGGCGTGCAAGACGCTGATCAAGGATCTCAACCCGGAGAAGCCGATCACGGTCGAGGCGATCAAGGGCCTCACGGTCCTCAAGGACCTGATCGTGGACATGGAGCCGTTCTTCCAGGCGTACCGGGACGTGATGCCCTTCCTGATCACGAAGGAGACCAACGAGCCGACGCGTGAGCGGCTGCAGTCCGCCGAGGACCGCGAGCGTTTCGACGACACGACGAAGTGCATCCTGTGCGCCGCCTGCACGTCCTCGTGCCCGGTCTTCTGGAACGACGGCCAGTACTTCGGTCCGGCCGCCATCGTCAACGCGCACCGGTTCATCTTCGACTCGCGCGACGAGGCCGGCGAGCAGCGTTTGGAGATCCTCAACGACCGTGACGGCGTCTGGCGTTGCCGTACGACCTTCAACTGCACGGACGCGTGTCCGCGCGGTATCGAGGTCACCAAGGCGATCGCGGAGGTGAAGCGGGCGCTCATCACGCGCCGCTTCTGACGCTTTCCCCGCACACGGCCAAGGTCCCGGTCCGGTGGACCGGGACCTTGGCCGTGTGCGGGCGCCGGAGCGGCCGGCGCCGCGTCAGCCGCGCAGGACGCGGCCCTCCTTGTCGGTGCGGTCGTTGCTCACGAGGAACATGACGCCGTCGATCAGCGCCCAGAAGCCGAGGCCACCACAGGTGAGCAGTTGGGCGACACCGATGCCGACGGAACCGACGTAGAAGCGTCCGATGCCCAGGGTCCCCAGGAAGATCTGGAGGAGACCGGCGACGATCTTCGACTTGTCGGAGTAGGGGCGGCCCTGCGGGTCGTGGCCGTAGGGGGCCTGAGGGCCGGCGGGGACGGTCATGACGCTGCTCCTGGGGAGAAAAGTGTGACGCGCCGGGCAGGCTGCCCGGACGGCTCAGGAGGGGCCAGTGGAAACACGCGTACGGATCCCGCGCGCCTACGGCGCCAAAACCCACGGTTCGCGAACCGTCCCCCTGCGCCAGAGGAGCGTAAGGGGCCCGGTGTTCGAACGGGAAAGCGAGAAGTCGAATGTTCCCGTTCCGTGATCAACTCGGCCCGATTATCATATATTTCAGATGCTGTTGCGGGCGATCGTCCAGGCCACGGCCGCCGTCAGGATCAGCACCTGGACCCAGGGCTCGATCCGGGGCGCCCAGGCGCGGCCGCGCAGCCCCTCCAGCGTCCAGCGTGCCCACAGCGCCAGAGCGAACGGCGCGGCGAGCAGCAGGGCCCTGTTGTCCAGCCAGGCGGCGGCGAACTGGCCGTGCATCAGGTCGTACACCATGCGCGTGCCGCCACAGGCCGGGCACAGCAGTCCGGTGACGGCCCGCAGCGGACACCGGGGCAGGAGGTGACCCGGCTCGTGCGGGTCGGTGCCCCACAGGCAGGCGGCGCCCGCGGCGCCCGCGACCAGCACCGCGACGGGGGCCACCGCGGGATGCCACCGCGGGTGCCCCCGGGACGGGGCCTGAGGTACCGCGTCAGCCACGCAGGATCCGCCCCTGGGCGTCCGTGCGGTCGTTGCTGACCAGGTACATGATCCCGTCGATCAGCGCCCAGAAGCCGAGCCCGCCGCAGGTGAGCAGCTGGGCGACGCCGATGCCGACCGAACCGGTGTAGAAGCGGCCGATGCCGAACGAGCCGAGGAAGAGCTGGAGAATACCGGCGACGATCTTCGACTTGTCGGAAAGAGGGCGTCCGTAGGGGTCATACCCATAGGGCGCGCCGGGGTCGGGAGCACCGGGGACGAACCCGTGGGGCGGGGGCTGCTGGAACCCGGGCGGCGGGTAGCCTCCGGGAGACGGCTGGCCGCCGTGGGACTGCTGGGGTCCGGGCTGCGGGTAGCCGTAGGGGCCGGACGGACCGAACGGGCCGGAGTTCGGGGGGCCGAAACCGGGCGGCGTGGACGGCTGCTGCGGCTGCTCGCTCACAGTGGGTCTCTCCTGAAAGATACGGATAACTGTCGGTCATCTTGCAGGACTCGGGCGGTAATGAGAAGTCGGATCCCGCCCAGGGCCTGTGGCACATGATCCGCCGGGGAGAGGCCCCGAGGCCGTCCGTCCGGACGAGTGAGCCTTTGCCGCCCGGTCACCGCCTCGGCCCGCTCTGTGCCGTTACCACCTGATCTGACACCATGTCAGACGATGAGCCCTACGAACTGCTCGGGTTCGACCATGTGCTGCTGCCCGTCGGAGACCTCGACGAGGCCGTCGGATTCTACGGACGGGCCGGGTTCCCGGTCGGCTTCCGGCTGGACGAGGCCGGGATCGTGCTGCTGAAGGTGGGCGGCGAGACGCCCGGGGTGCTGCTGCGGCACGAGGCGGGCCTGGGCTGTCGGCCGGCGGCGTGGCCCTCCGCGCGGGTGTGGCTGGAGGTACCGGACGCCCGTGCCGCCGCCGGGGCTCTGGAGGGCGCCGGGATCGGTCTGCTCGACGGGCCGTTCCCGGGCGCCACCGGCTGGACCGTCGAGTTCGCCGACCCCTGGGGGAACGTGGTCGGCCTGACCGACTACACCAAGCGTCCGCGACTGGGCCGCCGGCCATAGGCCCTGTCGTCGCGTTCCCGCCTGCCTCGCGACGCCGTGCGCGCCCTCTCGCCGCACCGTGCACGGAACCGAGTGCCTCCGCACGGGGGCTCTGTGCCCCGCATGCCGAGAGCACGCACTGACGCCGCGGGGCCCGCCCTGCGGGCGGACGACGAGAAGGTGGCGACAGGGCCCGGCCGCGGTCCGCGCGGGCACGGGGCGTTTTGGCCTGGGGCTAGGCTCTCTGTCCGTGTCCGTGAAGAACGACGGTCCCGGTGGCGGTACCGCACTCAGCAAGTCCGAGCAGACCCGCGCCCTGATCCTGGAGACGGCCATGCGGCTGTTCCAGGAGCGCGGGTACGACAGGACGACCATGCGGGCCATCGCCACGGAGGCCGGTGTCTCCGTCGGCAACGCGTACTACTATTTCGAGGGCAAGGAGCACCTGATCCAGGGGTTCTACGACCGGATCGCCGCCGAGCACCAGCGGGCGGTGCGGGAGGCCCTGGAACGGGAGACCGATCTGGAGGCCCGGTTCGCGGGCGTGCTGAAGGCATGGCTGGACATCGCCACGCCGTACCACGAGTTCGCCGTGCAGTTCTTCAAGAACGCCGCCGACCCGGACAGCCCGCTCAGCCCCTTCTCGCCCGAGTCGGAACACGCGCGCGCGGAGGCGATCAGCGTCCATCGGGACGTGCTGGCCGGTTCGAAGGCCAAGGTGCCCGCCGAGCTGCGGGAGGTGCTGCCGGAACTGATGTGGCTGGCGCAGATGGGGCTCGTCCTCTACTGGATCTTCGACCGCACCGAGGACCGCGAACGCAGTTACCGTCTCGCCGAGCGCGGCGCCCGCATCACCGCGCGGGGCGTCGCCCTGGCCCGTTTCCGCGTCCTGCGCCCGCTGGTCCGCGAGGTCCACGACATGTTCACGGAGTTCCTGCCGGGGATGACCAGGATGCTGCCGGACCCGGCGAAGGCGCGGGAGAGGCCCCCTGCCGGGAACGACGACGGGACGGGCCACGGGGAACCCGCCGGGAACGACGGGACGGCCCGCAGGGTGCCCGCCGGCCGCGACGGGCACCCCGGTCCGGTCAGTTGACGGCGTCCACCTCACCGGGGGCGAGTTCCACGTCGTGCACCAGCGGGCCGCCGGGCACCGTCACCTGCTCCGCGCGGGAGCCGTACGGGGCCGCCGTCACCGCCAGCAGGTAGGTACCCGGGGACGGGACGGAGACGAGGTACGAGCCGTCGGCGAGGGAGACGGCCCGGTCCAGCCGGCGCCCGCCCGAGGTCAGCAGGGTGACGACCGCGCCGTCCACGGGGTCGCCCTCGACGGTGCGGACGAAGCCGTGCACGACCGAGGCGGCCGGAGCCGTCGGGCCGGGCCCCTCACCGGGGGTCCGGGCGGCCGGGAGCGTGCCCGTGGCGTCCTCCTTCGGCTCGACCGCCAGATGCGGCAGCCGCTTCTCCAGCCCCGCCGGCAGCCACCAGTTGGCCTTGCCGATCAGGTGCATCACGGCCGGTACCAGCGCCGTACGCAGGATGAACGCATCCAGGGCGACGGCCGCGGCGAGTCCCACGCCCGCCATGCCGGCCGCGTAGTCGCCGCTGAGCACGAAGGCGAGGAAGACGCACACCATGATCAGGGCCGCGGAGTTGATGACGCGGCTGGTCTCCGCGAGACCGACGCGCACCGCGCGGGCGTTGTCCCGGGTGTGCACCCATTCCTCGTGCATCCGGCTCACCAGGAACACCTGGTAGTCCATGGAGAGGCCGAAGAGCAGCGACAGCATGACGATCGGCAGGAAGGCCGCGATGGGCCCCTCCCTGCCGAAACCGAGCAGGTCCAGGCCCCAGCCCCACTGGAAGACCGCCACCAGGACGCCGAAGGAGGCCGCCGCCGCGAGCAGGTTCATCACGGCGGCCGTCAGCGGCACCACCAGGGAGCGGAACGCGAGCAGCAGGAGCAGGAAGCCCAGGCCGATGATCGTGCCGACGAAGAGCGGCAGGCGGTCGCCCGTCACGGACGCGAAGTCCTTGGACACCGCCGTCACACCGCCGACGTGGGCCTCGGCGCCCGCTGCGGGGAGCACGTCCTCGCGCAGGACGTCGATGAGCCGGTCCGTCCTCTCGTCCTGCGGTGAGGTCTCGGGGACGACCTGGATGACGGTGACGCCGTTCGCGGACGGCATCGGGGCGACCTGGGCGACGCCCTCGGTCCCCTCGACCGCCCTCACCAGGCGGTCGGACGCCTCACCGTCCACGACCACCTGGAGCGGTCCGTTGACGCCGGGGCCGAAGCCCTCGGCGAGCAGGTCGTAGGCCTTCCTGGTGGTCGTGGACGGCCTCGTCGTTGCCCTGGTCCACGGTGCCCAGGCGCAGCGACAGCAGCGGGACGGCGAGCGCGGCCATCAGGACCACGGCGAGGACGGCGGTGGACCGCGGGCGGCGTTCGACGCCGGCGGCCCAGCGGGCCGCGAGGCCGGTGGGCCGGTCCGTCTCCGGGCCCCGCGCGGCGAGTGTGCGGCGCTGGCGGCGGCTGAGCACCCGGTGGCCGAGCAGTCCGAGGAGCGCCGGCAGCAGGGTGACGGCCGCGAGCACGCTCAGCACCACGGTCAACGACGTGCCGATGACGACGCCGTCCAGGAAGCGCAGGTTCGTCACCAGCATGCCGGCCAGCGCGATGCACACCGTGCCGCCCGCGAACAGCACTGCCCGCCCGGAGGTGTTGAGCGCGGTGACGGCCGCCTCCTCCGGGTCGTCGCCGCGCAGGATGCCGCGCCGGTGCCGGGTGACGATGAACAGGGCGTAGTCGATGCCCACGCCGAGACCGATCAACGTCGACAGCAGCGAGGCGAGTTCGGGCACGTTCGTGACATGGCTGATCAACTGGGTGCCGAACATGCCGGTGCCGACGCCGAACACGGCGATCACGATCGGCAGCAGCATCGCGAGCACCGAGCCGAACGCCACGAACAGCACCACGGCCGCCGCGAGGACGCCGACCAGCTCGGCCGTGCCGGCGGGCGGCTCCTGGACCCGCGTGATGGCCTGGCCCCCCAGTTCCACCTGAAGTCCGTCACCCGCGGCGTCCTTCGCCGTGTCGACGAC comes from the Streptomyces sp. KMM 9044 genome and includes:
- a CDS encoding VOC family protein, which produces MSDDEPYELLGFDHVLLPVGDLDEAVGFYGRAGFPVGFRLDEAGIVLLKVGGETPGVLLRHEAGLGCRPAAWPSARVWLEVPDARAAAGALEGAGIGLLDGPFPGATGWTVEFADPWGNVVGLTDYTKRPRLGRRP
- a CDS encoding TetR/AcrR family transcriptional regulator, with the translated sequence MSVKNDGPGGGTALSKSEQTRALILETAMRLFQERGYDRTTMRAIATEAGVSVGNAYYYFEGKEHLIQGFYDRIAAEHQRAVREALERETDLEARFAGVLKAWLDIATPYHEFAVQFFKNAADPDSPLSPFSPESEHARAEAISVHRDVLAGSKAKVPAELREVLPELMWLAQMGLVLYWIFDRTEDRERSYRLAERGARITARGVALARFRVLRPLVREVHDMFTEFLPGMTRMLPDPAKARERPPAGNDDGTGHGEPAGNDGTARRVPAGRDGHPGPVS
- a CDS encoding DUF2752 domain-containing protein, with protein sequence MADAVPQAPSRGHPRWHPAVAPVAVLVAGAAGAACLWGTDPHEPGHLLPRCPLRAVTGLLCPACGGTRMVYDLMHGQFAAAWLDNRALLLAAPFALALWARWTLEGLRGRAWAPRIEPWVQVLILTAAVAWTIARNSI
- a CDS encoding TM2 domain-containing protein, producing the protein MSEQPQQPSTPPGFGPPNSGPFGPSGPYGYPQPGPQQSHGGQPSPGGYPPPGFQQPPPHGFVPGAPDPGAPYGYDPYGRPLSDKSKIVAGILQLFLGSFGIGRFYTGSVGIGVAQLLTCGGLGFWALIDGIMYLVSNDRTDAQGRILRG